The nucleotide window ATTGAAAACACTGTATCCGAATTTAAGAGAGGAATATTAGGACGAGTTACACCCGTATCAGAAGAAATCCCCATAATACGCAGGTTAATCGAATATAAAGCAATCATCATTAAAATCCCTGCAAGTAATGGATTAATTTTTCCTTTTGTGTGTAAAATTCCTGTCATACATCCAGCAATAAATCCAGCAACTGTTGCTACGATTGTCGCTAGTATCGGATTATAGCCAAGCACGATCATCATCGCTGCTGTGCCCGCACCCGTTACGAAGCTTCCATCAACTGTTAAATCCGGAAAATCTAACACTCGGAATGTTAAATATACACCAAGTGCCATAATTGCATAGATGATTCCTTGCTCCACTGAACCAAACAAAGCTGTAAACATCTCGAATCATCTCCTACCTGTTGTTTAAATAAGGATTCGCGCTAAGTGTGTATAACCTAGCGCGAACTCTTTCATTATTGTACTTCTGCGCCCCACTCAGACTTAATTTCCAAGCCTAATGTTTCGGCAGTTGCTTTATTAATTACTAATTTTAAATTAGCTGGGTAAGCAGCTGGAATTTCTGAAGGAGTCTTCCCTTCCAATAAGATCTGTACTGCCATTTGACCCGCTTCATAACCGATATCATAGTAATCGAATCCGTATGCTGCTAAACCGCCACGCTCTACTGAATCTAATTCACCAACGATTAATGGAAGTTTGTTTGAATTTGCTACGTCAATTACTGACTCTAATGCAGAAACGACTGTATTATCTGTAATGATATAAAACGCATCTACTTTACCAATTAAAGATTCTGCTGCTTGCTTTACTTCAGCTGGTGAAGAAGCTGATGCCTCAACAATTTTAAGTCCTTCTTTTTCAGCTAATTCTTTTGCTGTAGTGATTTGTGCTACTGAGTTTTGCTCACCCGCATTGTATACCATCCCAACATTTGTAGCACCTAGCTCTTTAAGGAAAGCAACTGTTTTTGGCATTGTTTCTGGGTGTAGATCGATTGTCCCTGTAACGTTAGCACCTGGAGCAGCCATTGTATCGATTAATTCTGCACCTACTGCATCCGTTACAGAAGTAAAGATAATTGGAATATCAGCTGTTGCCCCTTTTGCTGCTTGGGCTGAAGGTGTTGAATTAGCAAAGATTAAATCCACTTGCTCACTTACTAATTGTTGCGCGATTGTCATATTCGCACTGTTATCATTATTAGCTGATTTGTCAACGTATTCTGCTTCAATACCAGCATCTTTAATTGCTTGCTTAAATCCTTCTTTTGCCGCATCTAATGATGGATGCTCTAAAATTTGTGTTGTTCCGATTTTAAACGTTTTTGTTTCTTCTGTTTTTCCTGACTCTCCTGAACCGTTTGTAGCCGTTTCACCTGAAGATTCATTTTCATCTGTCCCACAAGCTGCTAAAACGAACAAAAGCCCAAATAAAAGCAATGATAGCTTCATAAATTTACGTGTCATAAACGTATTTCCCCCTGGTTCTCTCTGTTGATTTAAAGCGTCACACTTCATTTGGATAAAGTGTGAATTAAAAACATATTACCGCTTCGTATTCAGATAGTCAATAACATTTAGAATGTTCTGAATTCAATATTTAGAAAATTTTCTAATTATCTAGTATTTTACGCTTAAAATTCATCATTTGATCAGTATTACTACCATTTATTACTTTGTGACAAATTCACGAATAAAGTTTGCTAATCGTAATATGCAGGTTTGCATTACCAAATAATCACTGTCCCCCTTAATGATCCAGTGCTTTCACGAATCTCCTTCAATTAACTCCATTATTAGTACAATCAATATTCAACTCACTTCTTTTTTCTCTCAATTCTATTTACAATGCGCCACAATATTGCTATGATTGCAGTTGCTTTACGTGGTTCGTAACCATCCCACGTTAAAAAACTAGGAGGAATTTAATATGAAGGTAAAATTTTTAGCAACGAGTGCAATTATTGCAGCTCTTTATATTGCTGTGACTATGCTTGTTGCACCAATTAGCTTTGGTCAGGTACAATTCCGTATTGCAGAGCTGTTCAACCATTTAATCGCCTTCAACCCACGCTATATGCTTGGTGTTGTATTAGGTGTATTTATTTCGAATTTCCTTATGTCGTCAGTCGGTCCAATTGATTTGATTTTCGGTGTAGGACATACAATCATTACACTTGGGATTTTTATTTTCATTTGTAAATTCGTAAAAAATATTTGGGCACGTTTAGTGATCAATACACTATTATTCACGTTCACAATGTTCATTATTGCAGCACAATTGAACCTTGTGCTTGACTTCCCATTCTGGGAAACTTGGGCTTTTGTAGCGTTTGGCGAATTTGTCGTATTAGCAGTAAGTGCACCAATTATGTATGCTTTAAATAAACGACTCGATTTCAAAAAATTAATTTAAATAGATCGTTTATCCAACTAGCCTTCAACGGTTAGTTGGTTTTTTATTTCTGTAAATTTATTTTTAGAATTGTTTGACTTTTAAGGAGTCGGTGTATAAAATAGGGATATTCAATTTGTTCGTGATGCGGTAGTAGGTTACGAGAGCGTGACCACCGTTGTAGCAAAGTTGAGAAGAGCCGAGTTTAGTTGAGTAAAATTGATGAATAAGAAGAGTAGCATTGCTTGTTTTGTTTAGAGAGCGCATGAGTGGTGAAAATGCGTCAAAACCGTAATGTGAATGGGCCTTATGAAAGCTACTAGCACTAGTTAGTGGACGGTTCCCTGCCGTTATCAGGTTTTAAGTGGAAGCAAATTTTTGCTTCAATCGAGGTGGCAACGCGGTATACATCGTCCTCAACAAAAGATTTTTCTTTTGTTGGGGGCTTTTTTTATTGCCGAAAACTTATGAAGGAGTGTTTTTTACATGTCATTAAAACTACGATTTCGTACTTCTATGAAAAAAGTAAATGGGGATTTATTAACACCCATTTCTATTTTTCAACGCCTACAAGGCAAACGAAAGTTTTTACTTGAAAGCTCTGCCAAATATGAAGGAAACGGGCGCTATTCCTTCATCGGGGTCAATCCACGCAAAACTTATAGTGGCATTGATCAGAAGCTTCGCGACTTTTCGCATTTAACACAGAAGGAATATTTTTATGAAGGGGAGCTCGTTCAATTATTAAAGCAGGTAATGCCGCGTGTATCATCGCATACGGAATATCCGTTTACTGGTGGTGGAATTGGCTATATGCATGCATTACCAAACACCGTACCTACCCTACAGTTTCACGTGTATGACACGCTCATTATTTTCGATCATCTAACAGAGGAAATTGCCGTTTTCCATACAAATATCGAAGCCGAGCAAGTAGAGCCAAATATTGATGAACTTATTCATGAGCTCTTTTCTACTCCTACACCAGCTGAAACTAGCTACACCCTTAGTTCATTTGAAAAGCAATCCGGCTCAACCTATTCGGCAGTATTTTCAGGCGATGCCTTTGCCCTTTATCGTAATTTAAGAGTCCAATTTGCTTCAGCGTATATGTATTATGTCGAATTTGATGAATGCACGCTCATTGGAACGTCCCCTTCTAGCTATATACAAATTCGGGACGGAGCCCTTTCGACAATGAATCATGAAATAAATATTGAGCGTTTTTGCCAACAGGAGACCATTGAAAAAGCACAACATCAGCAGCAAGGTCAGCTCACTTCTTCGTTCCATGCCATTGATGTTGTCAAGGAGCTTCAGCCTCCACATGGATTAATTGGTTATATCGGCTTTAACGGTCAGGTTGACTTTACAGCCCCAACAAATATGATGACGATTATTGGTCAGGTTGCCCATATCCAAACATTACACAGTGACACCAGTCCATCATTCAGCTCACTTATGAAAGGATGAAACATGATGACTTTATCTCCTTATATTACGAAACTTACAAGCAATGAACATCTTTTATTTCAAGAGATGCAACAAGCTGCCGAGCTAATTTTTGATGAACAAACACCG belongs to Solibacillus sp. FSL R7-0682 and includes:
- a CDS encoding ABC transporter substrate-binding protein; its protein translation is MTRKFMKLSLLLFGLLFVLAACGTDENESSGETATNGSGESGKTEETKTFKIGTTQILEHPSLDAAKEGFKQAIKDAGIEAEYVDKSANNDNSANMTIAQQLVSEQVDLIFANSTPSAQAAKGATADIPIIFTSVTDAVGAELIDTMAAPGANVTGTIDLHPETMPKTVAFLKELGATNVGMVYNAGEQNSVAQITTAKELAEKEGLKIVEASASSPAEVKQAAESLIGKVDAFYIITDNTVVSALESVIDVANSNKLPLIVGELDSVERGGLAAYGFDYYDIGYEAGQMAVQILLEGKTPSEIPAAYPANLKLVINKATAETLGLEIKSEWGAEVQ
- a CDS encoding metal ABC transporter ATP-binding protein, with protein sequence MSLKLRFRTSMKKVNGDLLTPISIFQRLQGKRKFLLESSAKYEGNGRYSFIGVNPRKTYSGIDQKLRDFSHLTQKEYFYEGELVQLLKQVMPRVSSHTEYPFTGGGIGYMHALPNTVPTLQFHVYDTLIIFDHLTEEIAVFHTNIEAEQVEPNIDELIHELFSTPTPAETSYTLSSFEKQSGSTYSAVFSGDAFALYRNLRVQFASAYMYYVEFDECTLIGTSPSSYIQIRDGALSTMNHEINIERFCQQETIEKAQHQQQGQLTSSFHAIDVVKELQPPHGLIGYIGFNGQVDFTAPTNMMTIIGQVAHIQTLHSDTSPSFSSLMKG
- a CDS encoding QueT transporter family protein — protein: MKVKFLATSAIIAALYIAVTMLVAPISFGQVQFRIAELFNHLIAFNPRYMLGVVLGVFISNFLMSSVGPIDLIFGVGHTIITLGIFIFICKFVKNIWARLVINTLLFTFTMFIIAAQLNLVLDFPFWETWAFVAFGEFVVLAVSAPIMYALNKRLDFKKLI